A single genomic interval of Chitinophaga sp. 180180018-3 harbors:
- a CDS encoding NmrA/HSCARG family protein has protein sequence MIQKDKPLITVTGILGKQGLSTARTLLQSGRYRVRGITRRVDAPEALRLAGLGAELINLPLEPGHEKEFAEAFQGSDSVFLMTPNIAPPATYELELGKQLADAAVEAGVPHIVFSSLENVDKITNGKKFAPHFTDKANIEAYIRTLPVSSSFIYMAFFYTNLIEFYTPVMKGDTLVFPVYLPEDFRAPFVDPLTATGPAVLEIISNPDLYAGKSLPVIGDFISPREMVDTFISVTGRKAVYSAAFTREELLHHFPQFSSNEMLVQEITGMVEYAVEYGYFREDRDLLWSRRINQNTLNWEQFLRTTGWKGQKISY, from the coding sequence ATGATACAAAAAGATAAACCGTTAATCACGGTTACCGGTATTTTGGGCAAGCAAGGCCTTAGCACCGCGCGTACGCTGTTACAGAGTGGGCGTTATCGGGTACGCGGTATTACGCGCCGGGTGGATGCGCCGGAGGCACTCAGATTGGCCGGACTGGGAGCCGAGCTTATAAATTTACCTCTTGAACCTGGGCATGAAAAAGAGTTTGCAGAAGCATTTCAGGGATCGGATAGCGTTTTCTTAATGACGCCTAACATTGCGCCACCGGCAACTTACGAGCTGGAGTTGGGCAAACAACTGGCTGATGCTGCTGTTGAAGCCGGTGTTCCACATATTGTTTTTAGCAGTTTAGAGAACGTAGATAAAATTACCAACGGGAAAAAATTTGCCCCGCATTTTACCGATAAGGCTAACATCGAAGCATATATCCGTACACTGCCAGTCAGTAGTTCTTTTATTTACATGGCGTTCTTCTACACGAATCTGATTGAATTCTATACACCAGTCATGAAAGGAGATACGCTTGTATTTCCTGTTTATTTACCTGAAGACTTCCGTGCACCCTTTGTTGACCCTCTTACTGCCACTGGCCCCGCTGTTTTGGAAATTATATCGAATCCGGATCTGTATGCTGGCAAATCTCTCCCTGTTATCGGGGATTTTATTTCTCCCCGGGAAATGGTCGATACTTTTATCAGCGTAACTGGCAGGAAAGCTGTATATAGTGCTGCATTTACGCGGGAGGAATTGTTGCATCATTTTCCGCAATTCAGTTCAAATGAGATGCTGGTACAGGAAATTACAGGGATGGTAGAATATGCAGTAGAATATGGATATTTCAGGGAAGACCGTGACCTGCTGTGGAGCAGAAGGATAAATCAAAATACCCTCAATTGGGAACAATTTTTACGTACCACTGGATGGAAAGGTCAAAAGATTTCATATTGA
- a CDS encoding helix-turn-helix domain-containing protein, whose amino-acid sequence MKTECIGDYVKLKGKIYPCTVSLTMDLVGGKWKVVILYHLKDEAKRYSELRKEMPSVTEMTLSLQLKQLEKDGLVSRKVYGKKPPVKVIYSLTDFGKTFVPVLEAITAWGNKIAREHGEFVNAS is encoded by the coding sequence ATGAAAACAGAATGTATTGGTGATTATGTGAAACTGAAAGGGAAGATTTACCCTTGTACAGTAAGCCTTACAATGGATTTGGTGGGTGGGAAATGGAAGGTGGTTATTCTTTATCATTTAAAAGATGAGGCAAAAAGATATAGCGAACTCCGTAAAGAAATGCCGTCAGTTACAGAAATGACATTGAGTCTGCAATTGAAGCAATTGGAGAAGGATGGGTTAGTGTCGAGAAAAGTCTATGGCAAAAAACCTCCCGTAAAGGTTATTTATAGCTTAACTGATTTTGGAAAGACATTTGTTCCCGTTCTGGAAGCCATTACAGCATGGGGTAATAAGATCGCCAGGGAGCATGGTGAATTTGTAAACGCTTCCTGA